From the genome of Thermoflexus hugenholtzii, one region includes:
- a CDS encoding dolichyl-phosphate beta-glucosyltransferase — MSEPFLSIIIPAHNEERRLPAALEQIDRFLRMWDRSAEVIVVENGSTDRTAEIAEAFARDHPYVRLIREPRRGKGLAVRRGMLAARGRYRYICDADLSTPIEEVVKFLPPQLDGFDIAIGSREAPGARRIGEPLYRHVIGRVFNAIVRFLALPDFQDTQCGFKMFRAEVAEDLFRVQQLDGMSFDVEVLFIARQRGYRIVEVPVTWYFNPESRVRLFRDSLNMFRDLFRIRWNAWKGRYARPEIRLPSASDPG, encoded by the coding sequence ATGAGCGAGCCCTTTCTTTCGATCATCATCCCCGCCCACAACGAGGAGCGCCGGCTCCCGGCGGCCCTGGAGCAGATCGATCGTTTCCTGCGGATGTGGGACCGCTCCGCCGAGGTGATCGTCGTGGAGAACGGCAGCACGGATCGCACGGCGGAGATCGCCGAGGCCTTCGCCCGGGATCACCCTTACGTCCGCCTGATCCGGGAGCCCCGCCGGGGGAAGGGCCTGGCCGTCCGCCGGGGGATGCTGGCCGCCCGGGGCCGTTATCGCTATATCTGCGATGCCGACCTCTCCACGCCCATCGAGGAGGTGGTGAAGTTCCTCCCCCCGCAGCTGGACGGCTTCGACATCGCCATCGGGAGCCGGGAGGCCCCCGGCGCCCGCCGCATCGGGGAGCCCCTCTATCGCCATGTGATCGGACGGGTTTTCAATGCCATCGTCCGCTTCCTGGCCCTCCCGGACTTTCAGGACACCCAGTGCGGCTTCAAGATGTTCCGGGCCGAGGTGGCGGAGGATCTCTTCCGGGTCCAGCAGCTGGACGGCATGAGCTTCGACGTGGAGGTGCTCTTCATCGCGCGGCAGCGCGGCTATCGCATCGTGGAGGTCCCCGTGACCTGGTATTTCAACCCGGAGAGCCGGGTCCGGCTGTTCCGGGACAGCCTGAACATGTTCCGCGATCTGTTTCGGATCCGCTGGAATGCCTGGAAAGGTCGCTATGCCCGGCCGGAAATCCGCCTCCCTTCCGCGTCCGACCCTGGTTGA